DNA sequence from the Vicia villosa cultivar HV-30 ecotype Madison, WI linkage group LG3, Vvil1.0, whole genome shotgun sequence genome:
taacaacaaaattcattatattttgacaacaattttccatttaatatgtaaaaattaaattagacaaaagtggaatattaaacataaaataatagcataaaacaatataaaaatttttataatgaaacaaaaaaatagaagagatgagagattagtgaaggtgaaaaaaaaagacttgagagattatagaagaagatgtgcgataaaaacgaaactgaaatacggaatatttacataaaaatgagaaggtgaaaaagaaagaatataagagagtagagattatagaagaagagtgaagatatatgtggcaaagaaggtgcgataatgttattagagattcgAGAAGATtgagactgaaattatatgtgtatggatgagaaaattgttcgtaatcataaggttaaggtataataggtttaagtttgggttggatgtgagttaattaaaagttaggttgtaacataatgcggtttgattcggtttggttcggtttacaaaatacaaaccgcaaaccgaaccgaaccatgcggttttgttaaaagatgacccaaattaatccgaaccaaatgcggttttttgcggtttcgattttgtttggtttggtttgcagttttctattgggttggtttggttttgaacacccctaatcaTGAGGGAagcttttatatattttttaaaactatttgagACAATGTTACacaaagtaaataaaaataaaactatagaaAACAAATTTATAAGTAGTTGAAGCTATTGTATTTTtataatcagaacttcttatactTATATGAATTATACTttatattacaattttttatttaaactttCTGCATGGCATCCGTGAGTATTCTATTGaccaattaaaaattaaaatgacttAACTAGAGAAGTCAATTTTGTCACTTCTAAGATATTGCGAAAATTCCGCGTCTCTACGTTCATTGATTATAATAGAAGTAGTGGAGTTGGTATTATTTGAGtctttgttttaatattttattattaatgcaTGAGACGGAGCATAGTTACACGGCTTTGATTACATTCAGTTTCTTGGTCATAACTACTAAGCCACGCtacagaagaaaaagaagaagctcTTCAGAATTCGTCGGTTGCAAGAAGCTCCTCTGGATTCGGATTCTGGTATGCTGCAATTTCCCCCCAAATTAACCTAATTTTCATGAGAACTTCATCAATTGCTTATTTTGGCTGCATATATTTCAAATCACCTCTCATTTTTGTTTACCCAAAACACTAACTGTCAATTCCTGCAATTAACCACTTGACACCACTTTTATTAGGGATCTAGGTGTGTGTTTGGTTCTGCTgtgaaaataattgattttgaatgaattgattatgtaaaattgattctAGATAAAAGTGAATTAAAGATAAAATGATTTATGTTTAGATAAATTTAAGTAGAATTAAGTTTGAACAGTAAATTTCGATGTCAATTGTGTAAGAATGTTCAACTTCAATTCAACCATGTCAGTGTCAGTGCTTCCATGTTTACCAATTTCCCTTGACTTGAGCTCTAGGTTTTTATCTAAGTTCATATTTTTCATTAGTTCATATCAGTAGGCTTTTAATTTTAGTTCTCTATTCATTTATTAACTTCCAAGGCTCACAAACATATTTGAACACTGGATGTAGTGCAGTGCAGGCACTTGGAATTTATAATGGCTTGGAAGCAACTCAGCAATGCTTTTGATTCTTCCTCTACGGCGTCTTTGAAAAAATACGACGTTTTTCTTAGCTTTCGAGGTGAGGATACTCGAAAAAACATCACAAGCCATCTTTATGATGCTTTGAGTCAAAAGAAAGTTGAAACCTTTATTGACAATAATGAGCTTAAAAAAGGAGATGAGATCTCTCCAACACTCATCAAAGCCATTGAGGATTCCCTTGTTATCTATTGTCATCTTCTCAGAAAACTATGCTTCCTCAAAGTGGTGCTTGAATGAGCTCAAAAAGATTCTAGAATGCAAGAGATATAAGGAGCAGATTGTGATACCTGTTTTTTACAACATAGATCCGTCACACGTGAGGAACCAGACTGGGAGTtacaagcaagcctttgaaaaacaTAAGCGAGATTTGAAGCACAATAATGACAAGGTGCGGGAATGGAAAGCAGCTCTCGCGGAAGCAGCTAATTTAGTTGGTTGGGACTTTCAAAATTATaggtaaaaataaaatgaactatCCAGCTTTTTTCATGTCATTAATTGTATATTTCCAAATTTCTATGTTTTCCTTTAGGCTtcgtttgagagtttggaggggaagggagaggaggatttttaaaaaCGTGAAGGACACATTGGAACAAATTGTTTTTGGaggttttgtttttattcataATGCATAGTCCCTCTAGTTTGAggaaactcaaaatttgtattggagaaaggttttggagggcttacataaaattttcaaatatagtTTATGTTATAATATTCTGAAAAATTAAAAACATGGTAGTGATAAACATTCATTTATCATTCTATACTAAAATCCTCTCTTCCTCTTCCTTCCAAACTCTAAATCCTTAGGGTAACATAATTTTTTCTTTGGATTTTGCTTTAGCACTTCACTGCctagaaaaaaaatactttagTTGACCTGTCTTTGATTTTTCATTACCTCAAatctaatttttgtttttttctggctCTTCTAAGCCACTGCCACCATCATGCTGATCATGGTTTTTAATATACTAATCTATCAATATAATTTTCTTCTGTTGGATTCGTTAGAATTGTAAAACCTTCTTCCCCTCTTTCATATGCTAGGACTGAAGCAGACTTCATTAAGGACATTGTCAAAGATGTTTTGCAGAAACTGAATCTTAAGTACCAATATGAAATTAAGGGACTTGTTGGAATTGAGAAGAATTATGAACAAATTGAATCAATACTGAAAATTGGGTCAAATGAAGTTATAGTCCTTGGAATATGGGGCATGGGTGGCATAGGAAAGACAACCCTTGCTAAGGCTTTATACGCCAAACTGCATTCCCAATTCGAAGGTTGTTGCTTCCTCAATGTAATGGATGAGTCAAACAAGTATGGACTTGATGGTGTATGCTCTAAATTTTTTTCTACATTGTTAGAGGAAGAAAATCTTCATCCTGATGCATCCTACATAGAATCCCATTTTTCCGTGAGAAGGATTGCCCGTAAAAAAGTTTTCATTGTGTTGGATGGCGTGGAAACCTTAGACAAAATAGAATATCTTATCCTAAAACTTGATGGGTTGGGACCAGGTAGTAGGGTAGTTATTACTACTAGAGATAAGCACATATTTAGTATGTTCAGTAAATGTGAAATATATGAGGTTCAGGTATTAAACAAACATGATTCTCTTCAGCTATTCAGTTTGACAGTCTTCGGAAAAAAACATCCTGAAATTGGATATCAAGATCTATCAGAAAGAGTAATTGCCTATTGCAAAGGCAATCCTTTGGCTTTAAAAGTTATAGGTTCAAATCTCCGTTCAAGAGGCAAAGAAGCATGGGAAAATGAATTGAAAAAGCTGGAAAAGATTCCCAATAAGAAAATTTGCGATGTGTTAAAATTGAGTTTTGATGACTTAGATCGTTGTCAAAAAGCTATATTTCTAGACATCATATGCTTTTTGAGAGAAGAGGGTAAAGATTTCGTAATAGACTTATTGGAAGCTTGTGAGTTGTTTGCAATAAGTGGGATAGAAGTCCTTCTAAATAAATCTCTCATACAAGAAAAACTAATTTGGCTATCGTTTAGGAATTTGGAAGTTGATGGTTTAGAAATGCATGATTTGTTACAAGAAATGGGACGGGATATTGTTAATCAAGAATCTAAAGATCCTGGAAAACGAAGTCGATTGTGGAAAGCTGAAGAAATATGCGATATATTGAAAAATAACAAGGTCAGTGGACAATGCAATTACTTCTATATGAAAACACATGTATGACAACTTTTGCTAATTATTactctaatttttgtttgttaggGGACAGAAGCTGTGGAAGCTATAACATTTGATAGAACAGAAGTTGGGGATCTTTACTTAAAGTCTGACTCCTTTAAAAGGATGACAAACTTAAGATATCTTAAAATCTATGATAGATCTGAATGTAGAGCATGCAATGTGTTCTTTGCTGATGGTCTCGAGTGGCTTTCTGATAAATTAAGGTACCTTCGATGGGATGCTTACTGCCTTGAGTCCTTGCCAACAACCTTTTGTGCTGAAATGCTTCTAGAGCTCAACCTGACTTATAGCAAGCTTAAAAAACTATGGGATGGAGTTCAGGTACAAAAGTGTTTCCACTTTCGATATACATTTAAAACTGTAGATGTAGATAAAGCTTTGATGCTCATTCACAAAATTGCTATGTCTTACAAGTGTCGGACACAAAACTTCAACAAGACACGCTTCTATTTCTGCTTAATTCGGTTTAATTTCTGTTTTAATCAATACTCATGTTTGATTATGAATTTAATGATTTCTCTGCAATGCTATGTTTATTTCTTGTTACAGAATCTTGTGAATTTAAGGACAGTTATACTTGGTTTCTCCTACGATCTGATTGAGATCCCAGACTTATCCAGGGCTATAAATCTTGAAAGCATATTTCTCTTTAAATGTGAAAGCCTGTGTCAGCTCCATCCATCCATCTTATGTCTCCCCCGACTTAAACATCTAGATTTAGGAGGTTGCATAAAGATCGAAAGCCTTAAAACCAACTTTCATTCAAAATCCCTCTATAATCTCTTTCTCAATGGTTGTTCATCTCTCACGGAATTTTCGGTGACATTGGAGGCAATGACAAAGTTATCCTTACATGGAACCGCTATACATGAATTGTCTTCATCGATTTGGCTTAATACCAAGCTTACTACTCTTGGGCTAACTGAATGTAAAAAACTTAACATTGTTGGGAGTAAGTTATCAAATGATTATGGATTGGGGTCTGTTACAGAACTAGACCTTTCTGGGTGCACAGAAATTGATGCATTAAATCTGCGGATCATTCTTGATGGCATATGGTCTTTAAATCGACTAAAAATGAATGACTGTTTCAACTTAGTAGGTCTCCCTGAGAACATCAAAAAGCATTCAAGGCTGAGCTTGCTTGATTTAAATAATTGCAGGACATTTGTGTCTCTAATAGAACTTCCGCCATCCCTGCTATATTTGAAAGCCGTTAATTGCACTTATCTGGACAAAAACTCCTCCCAACAGTCATTGCTTGAAAACATGGTACAAACTTTCTCTGACGACCCTTTTGATGTAAATGAAGATGACGATCATTACTCTTTTTTGCCAGGAGCACAAGTTCCGTGCCAGTTTGATTTTCAGACAACAGAGGCTTCAATAAGTATTCCTCCCATTCCAAAATCGGACCTGTGTGGTTTCATATTTTGTGTCATTCTATCCGAGGGATTTCATGCTCACTTTCGTTCTCTTGGTTCCCTTCATTGTATCATTTTTGAACACGGCAAAGAAGTCGACAGGCGTCATATTTTTCTCAATCATCTGGGGACATTAATTTCAGATCATGTATTGATATGTTGGCATTATTACAACAGACAAGAATGTGGAAGTCATGCATTTTGCAACCTATCATTTCGATTCGTATTTCTAGGTCAGAAGGAACAAATGTGGTGGTCAATGGAGGGGATAAAAGGGTGCGGGGTCTTACCTGTATATTCCTCAAAACGTAAGTTGGAGCTGGATGGTGGTAGTAGTGTTACTAACAAGAttgttgaattaaaattaaaatccacTGTTCAACACTCCGATGACTCTGATTGGAATATGAAAAATGAGATTAAATTCAGAAGCTCTAACAATGAAAATGAAGATGACCAGGAACAACCTTTTAATTCTTGCAAAGAGGAACAACCTTCTGTTAGTAGACCACCTATTAAACATGTCTATGTTAGAAGAGGAAAAAGGCcacattctgttgtttaaatttcttGTGATTCAAGAAAACAATTCCTGGTTTATTGTACTAACTGTGCTGGAACATCACTGGACAATGATCTATTATTAGAATGTAAAATTAAGGGAACATGATAAAATTAAGGGAATAGATTATCACATACTACATTAGATCTATTATTAGCATGTTTGAAACTACATTTTCTAAAAggtatataatttaaatatttatttatagcaTGTTTGGTTTAGCTTCTCACCAACCAAAATCACGTTCAAGTGCCACTCTACCACGATTTTCTAGAAGCTTCAAAAGGTAGCTTCTGCCTAAACGTGAAAAGCTACCGTGATTTTGTAAAATCTAACACTAAACCAAACATACCATTAGTAGTCCTTGTTAAAAACCCTATAAAAATTTCCAACATAAAAAACATCATCATAgttcttgatcaaaatcaagcCATAACAAATTGTCTTTGAGCTTCAAtcctcaaatcttctttcatccttCTAATGAAGTCATCAAACCTTTTGTTCAACTCATCTGTGTTTAACACCCAATTTGCTTCTTCTAAAACTTCTTCATCAACCATTTCTGTATCACTGTctttctcttcatcttcttcatcaaataGCCTACTTTCTTCTTTTGGTTCCTTTTCTTGTTCCAAAACTAATATGCTACTTCCTTTTCCTTCTTCAAAATTTATATCTTTAGCTTCGTCGTCGTTTTCTTCACTCACTAATACTGTCACTTTAGTTTCAACCATTGAGTAAAGTGATTGCGAACCATCTTTAACATAGTTGAAAGATTCATCAACACTACTAGACCCAGTAGATAAAGATCTTGTTATACCAACAAAAACAAGAAGACCATTACATAGGAGGAACATGCAATTTTTGTCTATGGTGTGAGTGAATAATTGGAAAGAGAATGTAGAGAAGTAGAAGTTGAAGTGATGGAGGAAAGAAATTAAGGAAGAAGtagaaaagatgaaaggaaacaAAGATAAGGAAACTATCAACGGTGTAACCTTAATAAGATAGTTATGATGAGTTCTTATGCTTTGAGTAAAAAATGCTATTTTATGGTAATTTATCTTTTCCATAGCTTCCACTTTTTTGTGTGGAATCAAATTGGATCTAAAAGAGTTTCTAAATGGATGTTGGTGTGTTGTTAAAGTTTTGAAGGTTTCCTTATATAAAATAATGGAAGATGTTGGTGTGTTTTTAAAGCAAATTTCATATAGAAGTTGGTTGGCAAATTATTAGTATGAATTGACATATATTTAAGTTTTCGCAACTTCCAAAGATTACCTACCTTTCATGGCGTTTGTTATAAATGATGATTGTTGCTTGAAAGGAATAGAGGCAAATAGCATATGTTGTAGGTTACGAATTGTCCCAAAAATTGACAAATGGTTATTCATGGTTCACTTATTTTGAGTTTGACATATGAAGGAGTGGTTTTTAAAAAAGAGTGAGGAAGGAAGCATATATGTGTGTGATTATGAGTGGGCACAAACGACAACTATGCTACATGTGAAAACTTTGGATAATTTATATTGGATTTTTGCGTATGATTTAATCCAAGAAACTTTGCTCATATATTGTGGTTGGGTTTGTTATCACTAGAGCATTGAGATCTAATCTAATATAATAATATCTATATGAATGACATGTAAGTAATTTTAGcttgatttttttctttcaatattaatatatattgtaGTGAGATATTTATAAATACCCACAATATGGTCATATGAGAACGGTCCTCATCATACGTCCGTCCCAAAATATGTCGTCTTAGGCATGATTCTAACTCAATAGGTGATTTGACCTGAGAGAAAACATGGATGGTGAAGTGTGCACAATCCATAACCACGTATGGAAGAAGTCACGAACACGATTCTCAAAAAAGTAGCCAGTCAACAGGGTTTCTTGTCAAGGTGGAGGGGTCACTATTTCTCAGGATTCCCCAAATTTAGTCCTTaggcctctataaatacctcagCCTTAAGGTTGAGAGGGGATTCTAAATTCACCACGAAATACTCCCAAATACATAGCTTTTCACCCTCGTGAGCTTGTTCTAACCTCATAGAAAACACCTCTAAAACACGACTTCTCACCCGTATGAGTTTACTTTAACCTCACAGAAAAACACCTCTGAAATAGGACTTCTCACTTGTATGAGCTTTCCCTAAaaaccaaaaactgaaaagcctTTGAAAACACCCCTACCAACATAGGAGTGCCACACATATGTACTTTTTTCTCAAGTATAGTAACGTGCGTCAAGGGACCTAAAAAAAACTGACCATGGCCACACCTTCTATTATTCAAATACTTTGACACCCACCAAACTCACCGCTCATAGACCTAACAGTTCCTAAACATGACTGTTGGAAGGGCATAATCCTCTATGTAGGAGGATATTAGAGGTAACAACGATTTAAATGCCATAGTGGAGATGTGCACTTTAATGGACAAGTTACACTGCCAAAATTAAATTCTGGAGGGCAATGTCCTCATCATTCAACAGCGTCAACAACAGGCTACTCCCACAGAGGAGATGGAAGTGTTGGACCCCAAGGCACTCCTACACGAGATATGGGAAGCACTTGGTCTCCAAGGTTTCAAGCCTTCTTCCTTTTCAAATTTCGAGTGACATACCGACCCTTACGAGCACATGTTGCCTCCATCAACACCTAGATGGCCATCATCGGAGCGCCCGATTCTCTGAAATGCATGATTTTCTTTAGCACTTTCAGAGATGCAATCTTTTGATGGTACATGGGCCCATCCCGAGCTTCCACCGCCATCTACCAGGAGCTGGTGGAGAAAATTGTGCACCACTTTACatcaaatcaacatagaaagatgTCCACCACTAGTCTGTTTATCATTTGACCAGCCCTTTAGAGTCACAGAAGGAATACCTTTCCCGTTTCAACGTGGCCACTATAAAATTTTTCCACCTGAATCAATAAATGTTCGTATGAGCATTGCAAAATGGTCTAAAAGCAGCGCATTTCAACGAGTCATTTGCCCAACGGCTGGTAAATTCGTTAGTATAGGTGGCCACAAGGACAAAATACTAGTGATAACCGTGGTGAAATATTGCTAAAACTTTCACTACAGTGGAAACTTTCAACCGTGGTGAAATGTTGAAAAATTCTCAAACTTTGGCGTTGAGTATCGAACCCTTGACCTCCATATTTTACTACgattgttgtcataccccaaatttgtcctacccctttacttctaactggcttaggctttacattcatgtacataccttccaTTAGGTTATCTAACATGAcccatgcattcattaaacaataAAATGGCTCAGGATCAAGGATCTGAAAAGGGTTCAGGTTTTACTATTGTTTTGAGGCTCCCACCTCCATTCAGGGGCTATTCAAGTGTCTTTTTCACCTGTTATGGTTGGGAGTTAAGATTTTTGATTTATGGTTACTATGGTTTCTTTCTCCTCAAGTTACAAAGCTATTATCCTTCAAGACGCACCAAGATCGAAGGATTAGGATCTACATCCCTATGTGTATCAGGAGATTGGAGCTTCTTATAATTGGTGTCTGAAACTGTTGTTTCATTTGAGTTCCACAGGGTTTCGTGTTAAGGCGTTCTTCTATGTTCaattattatcttcttcaaggaTTCCTTCGAAGCATTATTGTTGTGGTGGATTGAATCACAAATGCAACAATATATAAATATTGATTTGCTCATTTGTTTTGGTCAACACAATTTCTGATTCTCATCATATACTTGTTATTTCAATTGCAAGTTAATTCAGATTGTGAGAATTAAAGTCAAAGATTCAAGAGTTGCCATTGAAATTTGAAGGTGAAGATTTGTTAAGTGAGCCAATGTTTTTAAGATTTGATGTGTAAGTGCTTGAAATTTAAATGATAAGGTATCGGTCAAAAGCAAGTAAAAAGACAAGAAATGCTTTGCGCATTGGAAATAGGTCTTTGAGTTCAGAAGGGATTACAAGAGCACAATATCGTTTCAAGTCCCATTCAACATCATCATTCATTACAAACCTACATTGTTCATTACAAAGTTTCACACTTAACATTTACATCACCATCCTTCATTACCCATCACAAAACTACAAAAGAATTGCATAAAAAATACTGTTAGCCTATTGTTTCTAATCCCACTTCCTATGCCATCTTCAAGCCTTCCAGTGAGCTGCCCCCATATCATACAGCCATGAGCATCAATCCAACAATTCAAAACAGCCTTGTACATACAAAAAAAACCACAGGTCAGCCATACATCTACTCACCAATGTTACACTTAGCCTAACTCAAATCAACCAACACAAAAAACAGTTTCAAAAAGCAGAAAAATAGACAAAACTGGTTCAGCAGCATTTCTAATTCACTAGAAGATCGCTTCAGAACAACAATCCATACCATACACATCAATATCACCATGCCTGCACACAGTCAAATAAACCAGAAAAAACCGGCAGCATAAAAAACTCCTTGGTCACAATCAAACTGAAACCGAACTGCCTTGCACTTGGTAAAGGCTGCACCTGCATAATTCAGAATAAAGTTTCCAAACAAATCAGCTACCAAATTACCTTGCAGCCACTTTGAACCAACAGAGTTCCTATCTTAACAGTTTCACAAAGATAAACCACCTTTTACA
Encoded proteins:
- the LOC131662281 gene encoding uncharacterized protein LOC131662281 encodes the protein MEKINYHKIAFFTQSIRTHHNYLIKVTPLIVSLSLFPFIFSTSSLISFLHHFNFYFSTFSFQLFTHTIDKNCMFLLCNGLLVFVGITRSLSTGSSSVDESFNYVKDGSQSLYSMVETKVTVLVSEENDDEAKDINFEEGKGSSILVLEQEKEPKEESRLFDEEDEEKDSDTEMVDEEVLEEANWVLNTDELNKRFDDFIRRMKEDLRIEAQRQFVMA